The Campylobacter sp. RM16189 genome has a segment encoding these proteins:
- a CDS encoding tyrosine-type recombinase/integrase: MKKFQEIDQWIEKQNNKKNIILRLPIPGYDRFKLEISPKQKKTIRLYRYENEKVRYMKIGEYPYMKFETAYRKGIEILNQLEETGYIIKQVITLQEAYKKFLVYAQDILKFKAGTLRSYQIRVSKHILPLEIALKPIDDIELNELKFDIFNEPEKYPAANVKLFYILQNIFLFAKKQGYIKENILENFNFSKHYETPSRRNSRHHQKIINQVDLENFLKSVANSKINIRKKILIFFALETALRSMNLFNLKWSDINFDDSHIYIPKNRMKGEKRTENSRQNFILPISKTMLKILKELKRLQKHEGIYIFSGIADQQINYFLTKISGITKHGLRGTFKTFAMKKQMEHRIPNYIIEMYLYHIPAMTDVEAAYLELRYDDHEIQDMLYALCNWWDQYLISLYDFSKII, encoded by the coding sequence ATGAAAAAATTTCAAGAGATCGATCAATGGATCGAAAAACAAAACAACAAGAAAAATATAATTCTGCGTCTACCAATACCCGGATACGACAGATTCAAGCTAGAAATTTCTCCAAAGCAGAAGAAGACGATAAGGCTATACAGGTACGAAAATGAAAAAGTACGCTATATGAAAATAGGTGAATATCCTTATATGAAGTTTGAAACAGCATATAGAAAAGGAATAGAAATTTTAAATCAGCTAGAAGAAACGGGATATATAATAAAGCAAGTGATTACTTTACAAGAAGCTTATAAAAAATTTCTTGTGTATGCTCAAGATATTCTAAAATTCAAAGCCGGCACTTTACGAAGTTATCAAATAAGGGTATCTAAACATATACTACCCTTAGAAATAGCATTAAAACCAATCGATGATATTGAATTAAATGAGCTAAAATTTGATATTTTCAATGAACCTGAGAAATATCCTGCCGCAAATGTTAAACTCTTTTACATACTACAAAATATTTTTCTATTCGCCAAAAAGCAAGGATATATCAAAGAAAATATTTTAGAAAATTTTAACTTTTCAAAACACTACGAAACTCCATCCAGAAGAAACTCAAGACATCATCAAAAGATTATAAATCAAGTTGATCTTGAAAATTTTTTAAAATCTGTAGCAAATTCAAAAATCAACATTAGAAAAAAGATACTTATATTTTTTGCGCTTGAGACTGCTTTGAGATCGATGAATCTATTTAATCTTAAATGGTCAGATATAAATTTTGACGATAGTCACATTTATATACCTAAAAATAGAATGAAGGGAGAGAAGCGAACTGAAAATTCAAGACAAAACTTTATTTTACCCATCTCTAAAACAATGTTAAAAATTCTCAAAGAATTAAAAAGACTTCAAAAACATGAAGGCATATATATATTTTCAGGAATTGCAGATCAGCAGATTAACTATTTTCTAACAAAAATATCAGGTATCACAAAACACGGACTAAGAGGAACCTTTAAAACTTTTGCTATGAAAAAACAAATGGAGCATCGAATTCCAAATTATATTATCGAAATGTACTTGTATCATATTCCTGCAATGACGGATGTAGAAGCTGCATATCTCGAACTTAGATACGACGATCATGAAATTCAAGATATGCTATATGCGCTATGCAATTGGTGGGATCAATATTTAATCTCCTTATATGACTTTTCAAAAATTATATAG
- a CDS encoding HU family DNA-binding protein: MKKAEFIQAVAEKAGLSKKDSLKAVDAALETIKEALTAGGSVSFIGFGTFSTADRAARKARVPGTKKVIDVPASKAVKFKVGKKLKEAVVATTNKKGKKK, translated from the coding sequence ATGAAAAAAGCTGAATTTATTCAAGCTGTCGCCGAAAAGGCTGGTCTTTCAAAAAAAGATTCTCTAAAAGCTGTTGATGCCGCTCTAGAGACAATCAAAGAAGCTCTTACTGCTGGCGGTAGCGTTAGCTTCATAGGTTTTGGTACTTTTAGCACAGCTGATAGAGCTGCAAGAAAAGCTAGAGTTCCAGGAACTAAGAAAGTTATTGATGTACCTGCTAGTAAAGCGGTCAAATTTAAAGTTGGCAAAAAGCTGAAAGAAGCAGTTGTTGCTACTACAAACAAAAAAGGCAAAAAGAAATAA
- a CDS encoding YaaA family protein → MKILFSPSEAKSAVKSNKFIDKDSFIFPELYDLRIEILNQYNEFLKRATTSELSKLFGLKNLEECENLREDIFKKSAIKAVLRYEGVAYKHLNYKNLDTKAQNFIDKNVMIFSNLFGGILAGDEICEYKLKQGEKIDKLNIEKFYKEHFSLAIDNWLKDDDILDLRAEFYEKFYEIKKPFTTFKFIKNGKVVSHYAKAYRGIILREIAKARIETIDELSKLNLENLMLIDIKKNGFKNEFYMQIL, encoded by the coding sequence GCGAGGCAAAAAGTGCCGTAAAATCAAATAAATTTATAGACAAAGACAGCTTTATATTTCCAGAGCTATATGATCTAAGGATTGAAATTTTAAATCAATACAATGAATTTTTAAAAAGAGCTACAACAAGCGAACTATCAAAGCTATTCGGACTTAAAAATTTAGAAGAGTGCGAAAATTTAAGAGAGGATATTTTTAAAAAAAGTGCTATAAAAGCTGTTTTAAGATACGAAGGCGTAGCCTACAAGCACTTAAACTATAAAAATTTAGACACTAAAGCTCAAAATTTTATCGATAAAAACGTAATGATATTCTCAAATTTATTCGGAGGCATTTTGGCTGGAGATGAAATTTGTGAATATAAACTAAAGCAGGGAGAAAAAATAGACAAATTAAATATTGAAAAATTTTATAAAGAACATTTTTCCTTAGCAATAGATAACTGGCTCAAAGATGATGACATACTAGACTTAAGAGCTGAATTTTATGAAAAATTTTATGAAATAAAAAAGCCTTTTACGACTTTTAAATTTATAAAAAACGGCAAAGTCGTAAGCCATTATGCCAAAGCTTACCGAGGAATTATTTTAAGAGAAATAGCAAAAGCAAGGATTGAAACAATTGACGAACTAAGCAAATTGAATTTAGAGAATTTAATGCTAATTGATATCAAAAAAAATGGATTCAAAAATGAGTTTTATATGCAAATTTTATAA